From Streptomyces qinzhouensis, one genomic window encodes:
- a CDS encoding 3-oxoacyl-ACP synthase III family protein — translation MTEVSIRVLGTGAYVPERIVSNDEVGAPAGVDDAWITGKTGIRQRRWAAAGQATSDLATAAGRAALESAGVSPEQLTVIAVATSTPDQPQPPTAAYVQHHLGAAGTAAFDVNAVCSGTVFALSSVAGTLVHRGGYALVIGADVYSRILDPADRRTVVLFGDGAGAMVLGPTGRGPVVRRVALHTFGDLTGLIGVQGGGSRRPLDEAALGAGLQYFAMDGRAVRRFVVEQLPQLAKGFLHEAGVEAADISHFVPHQANGVMLDAVFEELHLPRATMHRTVERYGNTGAASIPITMDAAVRAGSFRPGELVLLAGFGGGMAASFALIEW, via the coding sequence ATGACCGAGGTCTCCATCCGTGTTCTCGGTACGGGTGCCTATGTACCGGAGCGGATCGTCTCCAACGACGAGGTCGGTGCGCCGGCCGGGGTCGACGACGCATGGATCACCGGTAAGACCGGGATCCGGCAGCGGCGCTGGGCCGCCGCCGGGCAGGCCACCTCGGACCTGGCCACGGCGGCGGGGCGGGCCGCGCTGGAGTCCGCCGGTGTCTCGCCCGAGCAGCTGACCGTGATCGCGGTCGCCACCTCCACACCGGACCAGCCGCAGCCGCCGACCGCGGCCTACGTCCAGCACCATCTGGGTGCGGCCGGCACGGCGGCGTTCGATGTCAACGCGGTCTGCTCCGGGACGGTGTTCGCGCTGTCGTCGGTGGCGGGCACGCTGGTGCACCGGGGCGGTTACGCGCTGGTCATCGGTGCGGACGTCTACTCGCGCATCCTCGACCCGGCCGACCGGCGGACGGTCGTGCTGTTCGGGGACGGGGCCGGCGCGATGGTCCTGGGCCCGACCGGCAGGGGTCCGGTCGTGCGGCGGGTCGCGCTGCACACCTTCGGTGATCTGACCGGTCTGATCGGGGTGCAGGGGGGCGGCAGCCGGCGCCCTCTCGACGAGGCCGCTCTCGGTGCCGGGCTGCAGTACTTCGCGATGGACGGGCGGGCGGTGCGCCGCTTCGTGGTGGAGCAGCTGCCGCAACTGGCGAAGGGGTTCCTCCACGAGGCCGGTGTCGAAGCCGCCGACATCAGTCATTTCGTCCCGCACCAGGCCAACGGTGTCATGCTCGATGCCGTGTTCGAGGAGCTGCATCTGCCGCGGGCCACCATGCACCGGACGGTCGAGAGGTACGGGAACACCGGGGCGGCGTCGATTCCGATCACGATGGACGCGGCGGTGCGGGCGGGGTCCTTCCGGCCGGGCGAGCTGGTCCTGCTGGCCGGCTTCGGCGGGGGGATGGCCGCGAGTTTCGCCCTGATCGAGTGGTGA
- a CDS encoding hydroxymethylglutaryl-CoA reductase: MTDAHAIAGVPMRWVGPLRVSGNVAVTETQVPLATYESPLWPSVGRGAKVSMLVEKGIVATLVDERMTRSVLVEAVDAQTALRAARTIDERTEELRDLVRGSSRFARLIGVRHEINANLLFVRFEFATGDASGHNMATLASDILLKHLLETVPGISYGSISGNYCTDKKATAVNGILGRGKNVVTELLVPRAVVTDVLHTTAARIVELNIRKNLLGTLLAGGIRSANAHFANMLLGFYLATGQDAANIVEGSQGVTMAEDRDGDLYFACTLPNLIVGTVGNGKGLGFVETNLTRLGCREDRPAGDNARRLAVIAAATVLCGELSLLAAQTNPGELMRAHVQLERDNTTAKVGA; this comes from the coding sequence ATGACCGACGCACACGCCATAGCCGGGGTCCCGATGCGCTGGGTGGGGCCCCTTCGTGTTTCGGGGAATGTCGCCGTCACCGAGACGCAGGTGCCGCTCGCCACCTACGAGTCGCCGCTGTGGCCTTCGGTGGGCCGCGGGGCGAAGGTGTCCATGCTGGTGGAGAAGGGCATCGTCGCCACGCTCGTCGACGAGCGGATGACCCGTTCGGTGCTGGTCGAGGCGGTCGACGCGCAGACCGCGCTCAGGGCCGCCCGGACCATCGACGAGCGGACCGAGGAACTGCGGGACCTGGTGCGCGGTTCCAGCAGGTTCGCCCGGCTGATCGGGGTACGGCACGAGATCAACGCCAACCTGCTGTTCGTACGGTTCGAGTTCGCCACCGGGGACGCCTCCGGGCACAACATGGCGACGCTGGCCTCCGACATCCTGCTGAAGCATCTGCTGGAGACCGTTCCCGGCATCTCCTACGGGTCGATCTCGGGGAACTACTGCACGGACAAGAAGGCGACCGCGGTCAACGGGATCCTCGGCCGCGGCAAGAACGTGGTCACCGAACTCCTGGTGCCGCGGGCGGTGGTGACCGATGTGCTGCATACAACGGCCGCCCGGATCGTCGAGCTGAACATCCGCAAGAACCTCCTGGGCACCCTGCTCGCCGGCGGTATCCGCTCGGCGAACGCCCACTTCGCGAACATGCTCCTCGGGTTCTACCTGGCGACCGGGCAGGACGCGGCCAACATCGTCGAGGGGTCGCAGGGCGTCACCATGGCCGAGGACCGGGACGGTGACCTCTACTTCGCCTGCACGCTGCCGAATCTGATCGTGGGCACCGTCGGCAACGGCAAGGGTCTCGGCTTCGTCGAGACGAACCTGACCCGGCTCGGCTGCCGGGAGGACCGTCCGGCGGGAGACAACGCGCGCCGGCTGGCGGTCATCGCGGCGGCGACGGTGCTGTGCGGTGAGCTCTCCCTCCTGGCGGCGCAGACCAATCCCGGTGAGCTCATGCGCGCGCACGTTCAGCTGGAACGCGACAACACGACCGCGAAGGTTGGTGCCTAG
- a CDS encoding AfsR/SARP family transcriptional regulator: MQIDVLGVLDVRENGASIAPTAPKPRQVLALLALHADRVVPVSALIDELWAGRPPRSARTTLQTYVLQLRDLIALALDRQEPGAGSDSPSRRRAKDVLVTSPGGYMLVLGEGSSDVREFERLSGTGYRAMDQGDYRGASRLLREALALWTGSAFADVQTGAQLEMEARRLEESRLCALDQRIEADLRLDRHRELLAELTVLTSRYSAHENLHAQFMLALHRSGRRGEALDVYHRLRGTLVRDLGLEPSPRLRRLQQSILTAAAETPLPEQRTLVAARTGSTGRLRVN, translated from the coding sequence GTGCAGATCGACGTATTGGGCGTATTGGACGTCAGGGAAAACGGGGCGTCCATCGCCCCCACAGCTCCGAAACCCCGGCAGGTACTCGCCCTGCTGGCGCTCCATGCCGACCGGGTGGTGCCGGTCTCCGCACTCATCGACGAGCTGTGGGCGGGCAGGCCACCGCGCAGCGCCCGCACCACACTCCAGACCTACGTCCTGCAACTGCGCGACCTCATCGCGCTCGCGCTGGACCGGCAGGAGCCCGGCGCCGGCTCGGACTCGCCCTCGCGGCGCAGGGCCAAGGACGTCCTGGTCACCTCGCCCGGCGGATACATGCTCGTCCTGGGGGAGGGCAGCAGCGACGTCCGGGAGTTCGAACGGCTCTCGGGTACGGGCTACCGCGCGATGGACCAGGGCGACTACCGGGGCGCCTCACGGCTGCTGCGGGAGGCCCTGGCCCTGTGGACCGGCTCCGCCTTCGCCGACGTACAGACCGGCGCGCAGCTGGAGATGGAGGCCAGGCGGCTGGAGGAGAGCCGGCTGTGCGCCCTCGACCAGCGCATCGAGGCCGACCTCAGGCTCGACCGCCATCGCGAACTGCTGGCCGAACTCACCGTGCTGACCAGCCGTTACAGCGCCCACGAGAATCTGCACGCCCAGTTCATGCTGGCACTGCACCGCTCGGGCCGCCGCGGCGAGGCCCTGGACGTCTACCACCGGCTGCGCGGCACCCTGGTGCGGGACCTGGGCCTGGAGCCCTCGCCGCGGCTGCGCAGGCTCCAGCAGTCGATCCTGACGGCCGCCGCCGAGACCCCGCTCCCGGAGCAGCGGACCCTCGTCGCGGCCCGCACGGGAAGCACGGGCCGCTTACGCGTCAACTGA
- a CDS encoding AfsR/SARP family transcriptional regulator has product MEIQVLGPLSAAENGDSIVPTAGKPRQVLALLALYPSRVIPVSTLMEEIWGTELPQSAMTTLQTYIMQLRRCLGSAMGPDAPGGAKNVLATRHGGYLLRIPPESVDVYTYENLVAEGQTAFEEGDDRRAARCFRQALALWQGPALVDVRLGPVLDIEVTRLEESRLMTTERRIDADLRLGRHAELVAELADLIARHPQHEGLHAQAIVALYRSGRQAAALNVYRRLREGLIEELGVEPSPPLQRLHQAVLSVDPELDVVAGLRRGSTFDRYAA; this is encoded by the coding sequence ATGGAGATTCAGGTACTGGGTCCGCTTTCCGCCGCGGAGAACGGGGACTCGATCGTTCCGACCGCCGGGAAACCACGACAGGTGCTGGCCCTGCTGGCGCTTTACCCCAGCCGCGTCATACCGGTGTCGACGCTGATGGAGGAGATCTGGGGGACGGAGCTTCCGCAGAGCGCGATGACCACACTGCAGACGTACATCATGCAACTGCGCCGCTGCCTCGGCAGCGCGATGGGGCCCGACGCCCCCGGCGGGGCGAAGAACGTTCTGGCCACCCGGCACGGCGGCTATCTGCTGCGCATCCCGCCGGAGTCCGTGGACGTGTACACCTACGAGAACCTGGTCGCCGAGGGCCAGACGGCCTTCGAGGAAGGCGACGACCGCCGGGCCGCCCGCTGCTTCCGGCAGGCCCTCGCCCTGTGGCAGGGGCCCGCCCTGGTCGACGTACGGCTCGGCCCGGTCCTGGACATAGAGGTCACACGGCTGGAGGAGTCCCGGCTGATGACCACGGAACGGCGTATCGACGCCGATCTGCGGCTCGGCCGGCACGCGGAACTCGTCGCCGAACTCGCCGACCTGATCGCCCGCCACCCCCAGCACGAAGGCCTCCACGCACAGGCGATAGTGGCCCTGTACCGGTCCGGACGGCAGGCCGCCGCCCTGAACGTGTACCGAAGGCTGCGGGAGGGCCTCATAGAGGAACTCGGCGTGGAACCCTCACCGCCGCTGCAGCGCCTGCACCAGGCCGTGCTCTCGGTCGATCCGGAACTCGACGTGGTGGCCGGTCTGCGCCGCGGCTCCACCTTCGACCGGTACGCCGCCTAG
- a CDS encoding acyl-CoA carboxylase epsilon subunit, with amino-acid sequence MEGAPAVLRLERGRACEEELAAVAVVLLALRGRGRAGPVRGVSPGWKWWERPGDYAAPGSWR; translated from the coding sequence ATGGAGGGTGCACCGGCGGTGCTCCGCCTGGAACGCGGCCGGGCCTGCGAGGAGGAGCTGGCAGCCGTCGCGGTGGTGCTGCTCGCTCTGAGGGGCCGTGGCCGGGCGGGGCCCGTGCGCGGGGTGTCACCGGGGTGGAAATGGTGGGAGCGGCCGGGGGACTACGCGGCGCCCGGCAGCTGGCGCTGA
- a CDS encoding condensation domain-containing protein, protein MNPHRFPHLPISVVVDPGHPPYLAPWDVELHGPLDTAALEQVLRELTAEDEDRPTWRHRLLRHGPDHHTLRFSEPQGAPAALIAGRVADRLTRPAPVAGHPLTPAQCAALARPGRPGYEVLLIEPAVIPDPGALREALLTLVTAHPQLRSRHAAPEGTTSRRDVLVEAEFTGETGFTALLESVGRTLDAHTGTRIRALLARDRGTDGPRPDRLAVIVDELALDTPSRHLLLADLTTALTTPGGPAAPPPHPAGLADWVAELRALARDTAEARHWTLVAAHRPPTPAPPAAPRSEPVPAPHGTARRARCGTEFVLAQEPTERIVHCLTRQLALTTGQILTGAFALALARWQTTSTVGFDVHDDPRADRPNLRRYIGRLTEPYPVQLTLDPGLDPLGQLTALTESLAASAGRADAGAGFGACREWSPDPATRRALRDVPPAQTCLLLTGLTDLTGPGGPPPGPAQPTHPIDVRPHIRDGRLSITVHRTADPADHITDTSVRTLAGHLRDVLKELADTPAAPILPAFRATPQQTALYTGGDARPGTGRHVEQLVWVWHGPLDTTRFTASWQSVQDCETVLRTAFTADGEPLLVVHEKVTPDITRQTFHDGDWSTLLERDRLRGFRLHRPGALRVTLLEREPARPQDPTWILVTYHRALLDTRSANILLREFYRAYLADGTLPGGERRPDLRDYTTWAAAQDAEPARDLWSGTVPPPGAASWPGRSPGATGLSGTGHARLRLDPAETTRLAHWTATWGTTESSALQAVWALLIHWGSGAAEAAPVRFTVTVSGRGVLFDGAALMPGPLRNPLPMHVEVDPADTVPNLLRQLRDRALDMAAYEWVPEDWIHAWDGRGSRSTGSMDTVVVFEDSPHPVDGLEAELAAHGIKAEFPVTVPARCAPPVGLLAHHDSAGGLILTGVYDRALFDADTVAQLLAQSVMLLRTISASADEDTTVGEVLELLGDRAVPRPAQDSPARREGLLLTLRAARHNRAGTICLIPPPDAPTTCYGPLSDLYSGPQELLVLDAGAGADDARDALAAHGADGPLLLGGFSGAGALACDLARRIAEDGGRPPRVVLADTASDEQERARDLARALRDAGPPAPFTPTDPFTGR, encoded by the coding sequence ATGAATCCTCACCGCTTCCCGCATCTGCCGATCTCCGTGGTCGTCGACCCCGGGCACCCCCCCTACCTCGCCCCCTGGGACGTCGAACTGCACGGCCCGCTCGACACCGCCGCGCTGGAACAGGTCCTGCGCGAGCTGACCGCCGAAGACGAGGACCGGCCCACCTGGCGGCACCGGCTGCTGCGGCACGGCCCGGACCATCACACCCTGCGGTTCTCCGAGCCCCAGGGAGCACCCGCCGCCCTCATCGCCGGACGCGTCGCCGACCGCCTCACCCGGCCGGCCCCGGTCGCCGGCCACCCGCTGACCCCCGCCCAGTGCGCGGCCCTCGCCCGCCCCGGCCGGCCCGGCTACGAAGTCCTGCTGATCGAACCGGCGGTCATACCGGACCCGGGCGCACTGCGCGAGGCTCTGCTGACCCTCGTCACCGCCCACCCCCAACTACGCTCCCGCCACGCCGCCCCGGAAGGCACCACGAGCCGGCGGGATGTGCTCGTGGAGGCGGAGTTCACCGGCGAAACCGGCTTCACCGCACTGCTGGAATCGGTCGGCCGCACACTCGACGCACACACCGGCACCCGGATACGGGCCCTGCTCGCCCGGGACCGCGGCACCGACGGCCCGCGCCCCGACCGCCTCGCCGTCATCGTCGACGAACTCGCCCTGGACACCCCGTCCCGGCACCTCCTCCTCGCCGACCTGACCACCGCCCTCACCACACCCGGCGGCCCGGCGGCCCCGCCCCCGCATCCGGCCGGACTGGCCGACTGGGTCGCCGAACTGCGGGCACTGGCCCGCGACACCGCCGAGGCCCGGCACTGGACCCTCGTCGCCGCACACCGACCCCCAACCCCCGCACCCCCGGCCGCACCCCGGTCCGAACCGGTACCCGCTCCGCACGGCACGGCCCGCCGAGCGCGGTGCGGCACGGAGTTCGTCCTGGCACAGGAGCCCACCGAACGCATCGTCCACTGTCTGACCCGGCAGCTCGCACTGACCACCGGACAGATACTCACCGGTGCCTTCGCCCTGGCCCTCGCCCGCTGGCAGACAACCAGTACCGTCGGATTCGACGTACACGACGACCCGCGCGCCGACCGCCCGAACCTGCGGCGGTACATCGGCCGGCTCACCGAGCCGTACCCGGTCCAGCTCACCCTCGACCCCGGCCTCGACCCCCTCGGCCAGCTCACCGCCCTGACCGAATCCCTGGCCGCGTCCGCCGGCCGGGCCGACGCCGGCGCGGGCTTCGGAGCCTGCCGCGAATGGAGCCCCGACCCGGCGACCCGCCGCGCCCTGCGCGACGTACCCCCCGCACAGACCTGCCTCCTCCTCACCGGCCTCACCGACCTCACCGGCCCCGGCGGACCCCCGCCCGGCCCCGCCCAACCCACCCACCCGATCGACGTACGGCCACACATCCGCGACGGCCGGCTGTCCATCACCGTCCACCGCACGGCCGACCCCGCCGACCACATCACCGACACCTCCGTCCGCACTCTCGCCGGACACCTGCGAGACGTACTGAAAGAACTCGCCGACACACCCGCCGCCCCGATCCTGCCCGCCTTCCGGGCCACCCCCCAGCAGACCGCGCTCTACACGGGCGGCGACGCCCGGCCCGGCACCGGACGCCATGTCGAACAACTCGTCTGGGTCTGGCACGGCCCCCTCGACACCACCCGCTTCACCGCCTCCTGGCAGTCCGTCCAGGACTGCGAGACCGTCCTGCGCACCGCCTTCACCGCAGACGGCGAACCCCTGCTCGTCGTCCACGAAAAGGTCACCCCCGACATCACCCGCCAGACCTTCCACGACGGCGACTGGTCCACCCTCCTGGAACGCGACCGGCTGCGCGGCTTCCGGCTGCACCGCCCCGGAGCACTGCGCGTCACCCTGCTGGAGCGGGAACCCGCCCGCCCCCAGGACCCCACCTGGATCCTGGTCACCTACCACCGGGCCCTGCTCGACACCCGCAGCGCGAACATCCTGCTGCGCGAGTTCTACCGCGCCTACCTCGCGGACGGCACCCTGCCCGGCGGCGAACGCCGCCCCGACCTGCGCGACTACACGACCTGGGCCGCCGCCCAGGACGCCGAACCCGCCCGCGACCTCTGGTCCGGCACCGTACCGCCCCCCGGCGCCGCCTCCTGGCCCGGCCGCTCCCCGGGAGCCACCGGCCTGAGCGGCACCGGCCACGCCCGACTGCGCCTGGACCCCGCCGAAACCACCCGCCTCGCCCACTGGACGGCCACCTGGGGCACCACCGAGAGCAGCGCCCTCCAGGCCGTCTGGGCCCTGCTCATCCACTGGGGCTCCGGCGCCGCCGAAGCGGCCCCGGTCCGCTTCACGGTGACCGTATCGGGGCGTGGCGTCCTGTTCGACGGCGCCGCCCTCATGCCGGGGCCGCTGCGCAACCCGCTGCCGATGCACGTCGAGGTGGACCCGGCGGACACCGTACCGAACCTGCTGCGGCAACTACGCGACCGCGCCCTGGACATGGCCGCCTACGAATGGGTCCCCGAGGACTGGATCCACGCCTGGGACGGGCGGGGATCGCGCTCCACCGGATCCATGGACACCGTCGTCGTCTTCGAGGACTCACCGCACCCGGTGGACGGACTGGAGGCCGAACTCGCCGCCCACGGCATCAAGGCCGAGTTCCCGGTCACCGTCCCCGCCCGCTGCGCGCCGCCGGTCGGGCTGCTCGCCCACCACGACAGCGCGGGCGGCCTGATCCTGACCGGGGTCTACGACCGGGCCCTGTTCGACGCGGACACGGTCGCCCAACTCCTCGCCCAGAGCGTCATGCTGCTGCGCACCATCTCCGCGTCGGCGGACGAGGACACCACCGTCGGCGAAGTCCTGGAACTCCTGGGGGACCGAGCCGTACCGCGCCCGGCCCAGGACTCCCCGGCCCGGCGGGAGGGCCTCCTGCTCACCCTGCGGGCCGCCCGGCACAACCGGGCGGGCACCATCTGTCTGATCCCGCCGCCCGACGCGCCCACGACCTGCTACGGCCCGCTGTCCGACCTCTACTCCGGCCCCCAGGAACTGCTGGTGCTCGACGCCGGCGCCGGCGCCGACGACGCGCGGGACGCCCTGGCCGCGCACGGAGCCGACGGCCCCCTGCTGCTCGGCGGCTTCTCCGGGGCCGGCGCGCTCGCCTGTGACCTCGCCCGCCGCATCGCGGAGGACGGCGGCCGCCCACCGCGCGTGGTACTCGCCGACACGGCATCGGACGAGCAGGAACGGGCCCGCGATCTGGCCCGGGCCCTCCGGGACGCCGGCCCGCCGGCACCCTTCACACCGACGGATCCGTTCACCGGCCGCTGA
- a CDS encoding hydroxymethylglutaryl-CoA synthase: MPVSIGIHDLSFATAEFVLSHAALAEHNGTDIGKYHVGIGQESMSVPAADEDIVTMAAAAAAPLVARHGTSRIRTVVFATESSIDQAKAAGVYVHSLLGLESACRVVELKQACYGATAALQFAIGLVRRDPAQQVLVIASDISKYELDSPGEATQGAAAVAMLVGADPALLRIEDPSGLFTADVMDFWRPNYRETALVDGQESINAYLQAVEGAWKDYAQQDGRPLGEFAAFVYHQPFTKMAYKAHRHLLNFCGHATDEDAVARALGRTTAYNTVIGNSYTASVYLGLAALLDQADDLTGRAVGFLSYGSGSVAELFAGTVVAGYRERLRTGANREAIDRRRPVDYAGYRELHERSLPADGGDHSTPVQTTGPFRLAGISGHKRLYEAR; the protein is encoded by the coding sequence ATGCCCGTCTCCATCGGAATTCATGATCTGTCGTTCGCGACGGCCGAGTTCGTCCTGTCGCACGCGGCCCTGGCCGAGCACAACGGGACCGACATCGGCAAGTACCACGTGGGCATCGGCCAGGAGTCCATGAGCGTGCCGGCCGCCGACGAGGACATCGTGACCATGGCCGCGGCCGCGGCGGCACCGCTCGTCGCACGGCACGGCACGAGCCGGATCCGTACCGTCGTGTTCGCGACGGAGTCCTCCATCGACCAGGCGAAAGCGGCCGGGGTGTATGTGCATTCCCTGCTCGGGCTGGAGTCGGCCTGCCGGGTCGTGGAGCTGAAGCAGGCCTGTTACGGGGCGACGGCGGCGCTCCAGTTCGCCATCGGACTGGTGCGGCGCGACCCCGCCCAGCAGGTCCTCGTGATCGCGAGTGACATCTCCAAGTACGAACTGGACAGTCCGGGTGAGGCGACACAGGGCGCCGCCGCGGTGGCCATGCTGGTCGGCGCGGACCCCGCCCTGCTGCGGATCGAGGATCCGTCGGGCCTGTTCACCGCCGACGTCATGGACTTCTGGCGGCCCAACTACCGGGAGACCGCGCTGGTGGACGGGCAGGAGTCCATCAACGCCTACCTCCAGGCCGTCGAGGGCGCCTGGAAGGACTACGCGCAGCAGGACGGCCGCCCGCTCGGGGAGTTCGCCGCGTTCGTCTACCACCAGCCGTTCACGAAGATGGCCTACAAGGCCCACCGTCATCTGCTGAACTTCTGCGGGCACGCCACCGATGAGGACGCGGTCGCCCGGGCCCTGGGGCGGACCACGGCGTACAACACCGTCATCGGCAACAGCTACACCGCGTCGGTGTATCTCGGTCTGGCTGCGCTGCTCGACCAGGCGGACGATCTGACCGGCCGGGCCGTCGGTTTTCTGAGCTACGGGTCGGGCAGTGTGGCCGAGCTGTTCGCCGGGACGGTCGTCGCCGGGTACCGCGAGCGGCTGCGGACCGGGGCGAACCGGGAGGCAATCGACCGGCGCAGGCCCGTCGACTACGCCGGTTATCGCGAACTGCACGAGCGGTCCCTGCCGGCCGACGGCGGCGACCACTCCACCCCGGTGCAGACCACCGGGCCTTTCCGGCTGGCCGGGATCAGCGGCCACAAACGCCTCTACGAGGCGCGCTGA